In a genomic window of Equus asinus isolate D_3611 breed Donkey chromosome 11, EquAss-T2T_v2, whole genome shotgun sequence:
- the ADPRHL1 gene encoding inactive ADP-ribosyltransferase ARH2, which yields MEKFQAAMLLASVGDALGYRNACGETSVSGTRTQGELHKSGGLDHLVLSPEKWPVSDNSIMHVATARALTTDYWCLDDLYREMVKCYVGVLEKLPEHRADPATMDGCSQLKPDNYLLAWHTPFNEKGSGFGAATKAMCIGMRYWRPERLETLIEVSVECGRMTHNHPTGFLGSLCTALFASYAIQGKPLEQWGRDMMRTVPLAEEYCKKTIRHLAEYQEHWFYFEAKWQFYLEERKISEDVDSKATFPDHYDAEERDKTYRRWSSEGRGGRRGHDAPMIAYDALLGAGSSWTELCHRAMFHGGESGATGTIAGCLFGLLHGLDSVPPGLYQDLEHKEELSRLGAALYRLSTEETPKNGKICSDKMPIDAQALKRKVSKATCHPAAHAILSSLLLYVTDHEDRPWGLPPANRAEGGGRKVSCTPEPQDAHRRPTRFQLLQAKFMGPGREPCLKKTREVGRLIFKDKQGPSRSLVTATIGKLLEKTREPIHSQKPRWGPPAGKSIVKNILKMFLAAEEKEAAEKPPAERPRAAGGPLPRTAGKRNSVLSKLREKFEQSGCLYSEAGVLPLRTEDRKKKNLRRTKMHRPQARVLCMATLASTCIRTPLARFLACTAEPVPAFSIATVVCGPRSWLSHCAKISRSDLGRVPRPATGTSPSVGETAPGGNKTPGKGRLGGECSGFPAPMTTAPRDHTGTVSPRAGPECVPEPAPSPASRRGEALPGRKPTTSPLAAASPGYIQAAGGDSRGAPQAEGTADNTWGMRGAGVAPAVTLTVCSSEDETERSISDSERDPLFATQRNFPEENVPGRIPPLNMHAAQAAQRTQPAIEPPQIMVRLPVVHEMPPPHATPPRAPGGEDQRPGALGGESAIGNTEAPFPTTESGSRGPATAGLREPPGTRQGYWADPSPTPLQGAASTDRHPPEAVPMPKPWASSPGGKGHEGGRGKLDRHEAREHVCTDAVSELTHEKQQLPESGATPPRNEGAPSRYTTASESRPGGTRCSASGWQQGPAPSEEHRAGGPALLAASPKDRTRSESLTSTDKHILHEQEHGRAPLPASAQPLLMAEESTTGGLGEHRPSSLNGRPEPSIRAPGWLTAEGAKSHTAPAPGDALNPENSVAEERRALHRGERSLSTCHGLLAEDLAREPSRPLFLAPGGPWEPHSRAAQSSIRQDSGPRRPLASESPAEPQAALPLKAAGTQSVHDDPLACVSNEWAARTAKAAGGSRDTMSVQASPAAADTKSLGPPSSHPLPQGRRTKGPPHHTSGRGPAPSEPQQARNEDRAASGKQRPSSAGPTPQPSLAPSTAAEGQQVDRAPQECPNLQARPQMASCTRAGVLEEVKVGERPQPQAGRGGREDGASGPAGLAGPGKEGAAPWGQNGTVCWAEKAQTRPRDERAVEATATEVETPRLSAAKGLEHLFQQRGRREEEPARGHGAPTEESQAPSPSERLGRPALAQAGRMAPHDLARPTGGSAAVAPIAGDSGKSQGPAPRGAQGAPRAPLKTGERRPGAAESQLCPRPEPTRGSAGSPPQPGGRQTPGVPAQEGPADIPRAAESQPRHHPEPARGSAGSPPQPGGRQTPGAQAQEGPADTPGVGRGPWEPEHRRRSARSAKYRAQSFCDQRSFDLSFRPAALRADAAVEPPK from the exons ACTACTGGTGCCTGGATGACCTGTACCGGGAGATGGTGAAGTGCTACGTGGGAGTCCTCGAGAAGCTTCCAGAGCACCGGGCCGACCCAGCAACCATGGACGGCTGCTCGCAGCTGAAGCCGGACAACTATCTCCTCGCCTGGCACACGCCCTTCAACGAGAAGG GTTCAGGATTCGGAGCTGCCACCAAGGCGATGTGCATCGGCATGCGGTACTGGCGGCCTGAGCGGCTGGAGACCCTGATCGAGGTCAGCGTCGAGTGCGGCAGGATGACCCACAACCACCCCACAG gCTTCCTCGGGTCCCTGTGCACAGCCCTGTTTGCATCTTACGCCATACAAGGAAAGCCGCTCGAGCAGTGGGGGAGGGACATGATGAGGACAGTCCCTCTAGCGGAAGAATATTGCAAGAAGACCATCCGGCACCTGGCAG AGTACCAGGAGCACTGGTTTTACTTTGAAGCGAAATGGCAGTTTTACTTGGaggagagaaaaatcagtgaagacGTGGACAGTAAAGCCACCTTTCCTGACCACTATGACGCCGAGGAGAGGGACAAG ACCTACAGGAGGTGGAGCTCGGAGGGGCGAGGGGGACGGCGGGGCCACGACGCCCCCATGATTGCATATGACGCTCTCCTGGGAGCCGGGAGCAGCTGGACGGAGCTCTGCCACCGGGCCATGTTTCACGGAG GTGAGAGCGGGGCCACGGGGACCATCGCGGGCTGCCTGTTCGGGCTGCTGCACGGCCTGGACTCCGTCCCCCCGGGGCTGTACCAGGACCTGGAGCACAAGGAAGAGCTGAGCCGCCTGGGCGCAGCCCTCTACCGCCTGTCCACGGAGGAGAC cCCCAAGAATGGCAAGATCTGCAGTGACAAGATGCCCATCGACGCCCAAGCCCTGAAAAGGAAGGTCAGCAAGGCGACGTGCCACCCGGCCGCCCACGCCATCCTCAGCAGCCTGCTGCTCTATGTCACCGACCACGAGGACAGGCCCTGGGGGCTGCCTCCCGCCAACAGGGCAGAGGGCGGGGGGAGAAAGGTGAGCTGCACGCCAGAGCCCCAGGATGCCCACCGGCGGCCCACGCGCTTCCAGCTCCTGCAGGCCAAGTTCATGGGCCCTGGACGGGAGCCCTGTCTCAAGAAGACCCGGGAGGTAGGGAGGCTGATCTTCAAGGACAAGCAGGGCCCCAGCAGGAGCTTGGTGACGGCCACCATCGGCAAGCTCCTTGAGAAGACCCGGGAGCCGATCCATAGCCAGAAGCCCCGGTGGGGCCCGCCTGCCGGGAAGAGCATCGTGAAAAACATCCTGAAGATGTTCTTGGCTGCAGAGGAGAAGGAGGCTGCGGAGAAGCCACCCGCGGAGCGGCCCAGAGCTGCGGGAGGCCCCCTGCCGAGGACAGCGGGCAAGAGGAACTCAGTCCTGTCCAAGCTGCGGGAGAAGTTCGAGCAGAGCGGCTGTCTGTACTCCGAGGCCGGCGTGTTGCCGCTCCGCACGGAGGACCGAAAGAAGAAGAACCTGCGGAGGACGAAGATGCACCGGCCTCAGGCCCGCGTGCTCTGCATGGCCACCCTTGCCAGCACCTGCATCAGGACGCCCCTCGCCCGCTTTCTGGCCTGCACGGCCGAGCCCGTGCCAGCCTTCAGCATCGCCACTGTCGTCTGCGGCCCCAGGAGCTGGCTGTCCCACTGCGCCAAAATCAGCCGCTCAGATCTGGGGCGTGTGCCCAGACCAGCAACGGGCACGTCACCCAGTGTGGGGGAGACGGCACCTGGGGGGAACAAGACACCAGGAAAAGGGCGGCTTGGTGGGGAGTGCTCAGGGTTCCCAGCGCCCATGACCACAGCTCCCAGGGACCACACGGGAACAGTGTCCCCCAGAGCAGGGCCCGAGTGCGTCCCTGAGCCagccccctctcctgcctcccgcAGGGGCGAAGCTCTTCCTGGCCGCAAGCCCACCACATCCCCACTGGCAGCAGCCAGCCCAGGGTACATCCAGGCAGCAGGAGGTGACAGCAGGGGGGCCCCCCAGGCAGAGGGCACTGCAGACAACACCTGGGGGATGAGAGGGGCAGGGGTGGCCCCCGCAGTCACATTGACTGTTTGCAGCTCGGAGGATGAAACAGAAAGATCCATTTCAGACTCAGAGAGAGACCCCCTCTTCGCCACCCAGAGGAATTTTCCAGAAGAGAATGTACCAGGACGTATCCCACCGCTCAACATGCACGCAGCCCAGGCCGCTCAGCGCACTCAGCCGGCCATCGAGCCTCCACAGATAATGGTCAGACTTCCCGTTGTCCACGAAATGCCGCCCCCTCATGCCACGCCGCCAAGGGCACCAGGTGGTGAGGACCAGCGTCCTGGCGCTCTGGGAGGAGAGAGTGCGATCGGAAACACAGAAGCGCCGTTTCCCACCACAGAGAGTGGAAGCCGCGGCCCAGCCACAGCTGGACTGAGGGAGCCCCCAGGTACGCGGCAGGGCTACTGGGCAGACCCCAGCCCCACGCCCCTACAGGGGGCTGCCAGCACTGATCGCCACCCCCCCGAGGCAGTGCCAATGCCGAAACCATGGGCAAGTTCCCCTGGAGGGAAGGGACACGAAGGCGGCCGTGGGAAGCTGGACCGGCATGAGGCTCGAGAGCACGTTTGCACAGACGCTGTTTCCGAGCTCACCCATGAGAAGCAGCAGCTGCCAGAATCAGGGGCAACACCACCCCGCAATGAAGGCGCCCCATCACGGTACACCACAGCGTCGGAGAGCCGCCCAGGAGGGACCCGCTGCTCTGCCTCTGGCTGGCAGCAAGGGCCGGCTCCCAGCGAGGAGCACCGGGCGGGCGGCCCCGCCCTGCTGGCGGCCTCCCCCAAGGACCGGACAAGGTCCGAGAGTTTGACCTCGACGGACAAGCACATCCTGCATGAGCAAGAACACGGGCGGGCCCCACTGCCCGCGTCTGCCCAGCCCCTGCTGATGGCCGAGGAGAGCACTACCGGCGGCCTCGGCGAGCACAGACCGTCCTCCTTAAATGGACGCCCGGAACCAAGCATCAGAGCCCCTGGGTGGTTGACTGCTGAAGGGGCCAAGAGTCACACAGCGCCAGCGCCCGGTGACGCCCTGAACCCCGAAAACAGTGTGGCCGAAGAGCGGAGGGCTCTGCACAGGGGAGAGCGCAGCTTGTCAACATGCCATGGTCTCCTAGCGGAGGACCTTGCTCGAGAACCCAGCCGCCCCCTCTTCCTGGCGCCCGGTGGGCCCTGGGAGCCCCACAGCAGAGCGGCACAGAGCAGCATCCGCCAAGACTCAGGGCCGCGGCGGCCTCTGGCCTCGGAGTCCCCGGCAGAGCCCCAGGCCGCTCTCCCACTCAAGGCCGCTGGCACCCAATCTGTGCATGATGATCCCCTCGCGTGTGTTTCCAATGAATGGGCAGCGCGCACGGCGAAGGCAGCAGGAGGAAGCAGGGACACCATGTCCGTGCAGGCCAGCCCTGCGGCGGCTGACACCAAGTCCCTGGGGCCGCCCTCAAGTCATCCCCTGCCACAGGGACGCCGCACCAAGGGGCCGCCCCACCACACCTCGGGCAGGGGGCCGGCGCCTTCTGAGCCCCAGCAGGCCAGGAACGAGGACCGCGCCGCATCGGGAAAGCAGCGTCCTTCCAGCGCGGGGCCTACACCTCAGCCGTCCTTGGCGCCCTCGACGGCAgcagagggccagcaggtggaCAGGGCGCCTCAGGAGTGTCCCAACCTCCAGGCGCGCCCGCAGATGGCATCCTGCACGCGGGCCGGTGTTCTGGAGGAGGTCAAGGTTGGGGAGAGGCCACAGCCACAGGCAGGCCGGGGGGGCCGGGAGGACGGGGCCTCAGGGCCTGCAGGACTGGCTGGTCCTGGAAAGGAGGGAGCAGCTCCTTGGGGCCAGAATGGCACAGTGTGTTGGGCTGAAAAGGCTCAGACTCGACCCAGGGATGAGCGGGCAGTGGAGGCCACGGCCACTGAGGTGGAGACGCCCCGGCTGTCAGCTGCGAAAGGCCTGGAACATCTGTTCCAGCAGCGGGGGAGGCGTGAAGAGGAGCCCGCTCGCGGACACGGTGCGCCCACTGAAGAGAGCCAAGCACCTTCCCCCTCAGAGAGGCTGGGGCGCCCGGCACTGGCCCAGGCCGGCAGGATGGCGCCCCACGACCTGGCGCGGCCCACAGGTGGCTCGGCAGCAGTGGCACCCATTGCAGGCGATAGCGGAAAGTCCCAGGGACCGGCTCCCAGGGGCGCCCAGGGGGCGCCCAGAGCGCCGCTCAAGACCGGAGAACGGCGGCCTGGGGCGGCTGAGAGCCAGCTGTGTCCCCGCCCTGAGCCCACCCGGGGCTCTGCAGGGTCCCCACCTCAGCCTGGGGGCCGCCAGACGCCCGGCGTCCCGGCCCAGGAGGGGCCCGCAGACATCCCCAGGGCAGCTGAGAGCCAGCCCCGTCACCACCCTGAGCCCGCCCGGGGCTCTGCAGGGTCCCCGCCTCAGCCTGGGGGCCGCCAGACACCTGGTGCCCAGGCCCAGGAGGGGCCCGCAGACACCCCCGGGGTGGGGAGAGGCCCATGGGAGCCCGAGCATCGCCGGAGGTCAGCACGCTCGGCCAAGTACCGAGCCCAGAGCTTCTGCGACCAGAGGTCCTTCGACCTGTCCTTCAGACCCGCCGCTCTCAGGGCCGACGCCGCGGTTGAGCCGCCAAAGTGA